From the Rhinatrema bivittatum chromosome 3, aRhiBiv1.1, whole genome shotgun sequence genome, one window contains:
- the TBCC gene encoding tubulin-specific chaperone C, whose amino-acid sequence MEMPVWKGSALESTSGPGPLPEWLQRRDQERQQQRERRKQEKRDQAVTEEQSDFFQRSFQEERAAIEQLLVPPEDGPPALDEAALRLQRLQKFLSDSVRFLPSYDVRQAQEALQKLQGALSEGRDQLQPKKKFAFKSRKKEAAAPAAPLLDSPGLAAAELTPDPPTAFPPGVSGLSGLERQSLVKGAGEVERKDVLLSELRNCTVKLRGSPSTLHIRGVHDSRVLCGPVATSVFVDRCSGCVFAFPCQQLRTHNTRDTKVYLHVTSRAIIEDCSGIQFAPFTWSYEGMDRDFEISGLDRNKNNWSDVDDFNWLARDVKSPHWSILPVKDRITHWD is encoded by the coding sequence ATGGAGATGCCGGTGTGGAAGGGGAGTGCACTGGAGTCAACTTCGGGGCCGGGCCCGCTCCCGGAGTGGCTGCAGAGACGGGACcaggagcggcagcagcaacGGGAGCGAAGGAAGCAAGAGAAGCGCGACCAGGCGGTGACCGAGGAGCAGAGCGATTTCTTCCAGCGCAGCTTCCAGGAAGAGCGGGCAGCCATTGAGCAGCTGCTTGTGCCGCCGGAGGATGGTCCCCCGGCTCTGGACGAGGCGGCCCTGCGCCTGCAGCGCCTGCAGAAGTTCCTCAGTGACAGCGTGCGGTTCCTGCCGTCCTACGACGTGCGGCAGGCGCAGGAGGCGCTGCAGAAGCTGCAGGGAGCCCTGAGCGAGGGCCGCGACCAGCTCCAGCCCAAGAAGAAATTCGCCTTCAAGAGCCGCAAGAAAGAAGCCGCTGCACCCGCCGCGCCCCTCTTGGACTCCCCCGGCCTGGCGGCCGCAGAGCTCACCCCGGATCCTCCCACCGCCTTCCCGCCCGGCGTCAGCGGCCTTAGCGGCCTGGAGCGCCAGTCGCTGGTGAAGGGAGCAGGGGAGGTGGAGCGGAAGGACGTACTCTTGAGCGAGCTCCGGAACTGCACAGTGAAGCTGCGGGGTAGCCCGAGCACCCTGCACATCCGTGGCGTGCACGACTCCCGCGTCCTCTGTGGGCCCGTTGCCACCTCCGTGTTTGTGGACCGCTGCAGCGGCTGCGTCTTCGCCTTCCCCTGCCAGCAGCTGCGCACCCACAACACCCGCGACACTAAGGTCTACTTGCATGTGACCAGCCGGGCCATCATCGAGGACTGCAGCGGCATCCAGTTTGCCCCCTTCACCTGGAGCTATGAAGGCATGGACCGGGACTTCGAGATCtcaggcttggacaggaacaaaAATAACTGGAGTGATGTGGATGACTTCAACTGGCTTGCCAGGGATGTGAAGTCGCCCCACTGGAGTATCCTTCCCGTGAAGGACAGAATAACCCACTGGGATTGA